In the Bombiscardovia apis genome, GCGAGCGCTCCCTCCCCCATTTCCCAGGGAATGCTCCAAAGCTGCTTTTTCACGAGAATCGTCTTCTTGCCTCATGTGCTCGATTCTACTGGCTGGTGCGTAATTAGAACGAGCAGCTAGAAGGAGCTAGTAGCAAGCCTCGAATTATACCCAATTTCTGTTTGAACGATTCAATAGGAAAGCGTGGATGCTTGCTTGTTGAGTGGGTTTATCTCTGATAGCCTTGGGGGAACTCGAACAAGAGATGTAATCAAGCGTGGGGGCGCACTGGACTAGGAGACCACCATGAGACCACGTCAACGACTCGATGCCAGCGTTACCATCTGTTTCGTGCTCTTCTGCTTGGCCACGGCACTCGCAATCAGTGCAGCATGCTTCCTGTCGTTGAGCTCTGTAAGCCTCTTTGCCTATCCCCTGCTTTGGGTTCTCATGTATGGCGCACTGTCGCTCGCTAAAGTTGAGAGCACCCGCAAAAAGCAAGTCCTGACCATTGCCGGATTCTGCTTCGCCACAGCCCTCATCCTAGCCAAGCTAATCCACGCCTTTACCGGCAACATCACCCCAGCGCTCCTCTCCTACGCAGTCCTGTGGCTAGTCCTCCTAGCCCTCCTCACCGCAACCGCCCGCCGACAAGCGGCCTAGCAGCTCCGGTACATATCGTAGATTAGTGCTACCCTTTTTGATCTGATTTGCCTGCTATTACCAGCCAGAGGGTTGCGAATACAAACAGTGCCATGCTGACAGCTATCGCAGTAGCCAGCAAATTCTTGTCAGCAGCCCAGCCGATAAGCGGGTTAAGCAACAATGCAATCAGACTTCCCAAAGAACTTGCAATGTTAAGCACTGTGGCGCGCTGCTTGGAAGGAATAAACTGATTTGCCAAGGCCGTTGCTACTGGAGCTTTGCCATGCATCCCAGCCACAATGAGGAGCATACCTAGTCCTACTGCAAGGGCGGATGGAAGAATCATCATGGCAAAGCCTAAACCAGCGAGCGCAAAAGCTGAGAAGAGCGCCAGGGTACACCCCAGCTTCTTCTCAATCGCTGCCGCACAGGTGTTGTAGACCGCTGCTGCAATAAGGCTCAAAGCCGCGAACATTCCCCAATATTTGATTGCTAACCCGTTGCGCTGGTAAAACGGCTGATTTAGAGTGTATACCGCATTGAAAAGCGCAAACGAAGCGCTGGATCCAATAGTTACATAGGCAAGTGTTGGTGAATTGTACAGGAGCCGCAATCCTGCAAGCAAATCTTTCCAAGACGTTCTGGCAGAGAGCTTGCCTTCGTTCTGTGGCGCAGGCGAAGCAGGTAGCTG is a window encoding:
- a CDS encoding MFS transporter gives rise to the protein MKQWLASASILWRSPALAILAVGQIATFLLFYSPVSTVYLASRGLGYSHIFTLESILLFSIMILEIPSGIISDRIDRRWPLIAGFALDAASKVLFALAHDFFGFACSYSLSGFSIALLSGIFEAYVYEQLGESADTQAVSVFAHLSVLELLAGLLSSLAGAWLAQSNLAYPAYATAVASIMGAVLMLQLPASPAPQNEGKLSARTSWKDLLAGLRLLYNSPTLAYVTIGSSASFALFNAVYTLNQPFYQRNGLAIKYWGMFAALSLIAAAVYNTCAAAIEKKLGCTLALFSAFALAGLGFAMMILPSALAVGLGMLLIVAGMHGKAPVATALANQFIPSKQRATVLNIASSLGSLIALLLNPLIGWAADKNLLATAIAVSMALFVFATLWLVIAGKSDQKG